AGTGGTTCCGGGAAGGGGGCTGCAAGACATCCCAGGCATTGATTGCAGAGGGGTCATAGGGGGTCAGTAAAGGGGCACACAGCGAGACAATAAACAGCAACAGCACGACCAACAGGCCGACCATGGCCATCCGGTTGCGCTTGAGACGCGGCCAGAAAACTGCTGCAAAGAATGAGGTCTTAAATGCTGTCATTGTTGTCTGATGCGCGGATCTGCCAGTGCATAGCTGATATCGGCTATCAGGTTGCCCAGCAGGGTCAGAAAGGCACCAATCACCAGAATCCCCATGACCACCGGATAATCCCGCGACATAACCCCCTGATAGAAAAGTTGCCCCATGCCGGGGATGGCAAAGATGGTTTCAAAGATCACGCTGCCTCCAATAAGTCCCGGAATCGAAAAACCCAGCAGGGTGATCAGCGGCAAGAGGGCATTGCGCAAGGCATGTTTCCAGATAACAACCCGTTCGGACAGCCCCTTGGCCCTGGCTGTAGTGATATAGTCCTGACCGATCACCTGTAGCATTGCTGAACGCATGTAACGTGAAACACCGGCAAATGAACCGAATGAAGCTACACAGATCGGCAGGATCAGATGTTTGGTAAGATCCCAGAACCGCCCAAACCAGCTGTACGACTCATATCCCAGCGTATGCAGACCGGAGATCGGCAGCCAGTTCAGCTTGACGCCAAAGAAATACATAAGCAACAGGGCCAACCAGAAGGTGGGCACTGCAAACCCCAGAAACACAAAAACAGTGATCCCCTTGTCAAGTATCGTATCCCTTTTTACCGCAGCCAGTACCCCGATCGGAATAGCAAGGCCAAACTCAATGATCAGGGCCACCAGATTGAGCGAAAGAGTAATCGGCAGACGTTCCTTGATTTTGTCCAGCACCGGCCGGTTGTCACTGGAAAAGGAACGGCCCAGATCAAGACGGGCAAGTCTGCCCAACCAACTAACATACTGTTCATGGAGCGGTTTATCCAGACCGTAAAACTTGGTCAGACGTTCTCTGGCCTCTTTGCCCACCTTCGGATTCATGGCCATCTGCATATCCACCGGCTCACCCGGTGCCAGATGGATCACCGTAAAGGTGATCAGGGTAATCCCCAGCATCAGCGGCACCAGCATGGCTATACGTCTGAGCAGGTAGGCCGTCATTTACGCACCGCCAAGAAAGTTTTTAAAGGCCCGCAGGGCCTGGCCACGATGGCTGATCCGGTTTTTTACCTCCAGAGGGAGTTCCGCCATGGTCTGCTGATACCCATTGACCAGAAAAAGCGGGTCATAGCCAAAACCATGATCACCTCTGGGCTGATCAATAATCGTCCCCCCGACCCTGCCTTCAAACAGTTGCTCAACACCATCCGGGCTGACATAGGCCATACTGCAGACAAAGGCGGCACGGCGTTCAACCTGGGACAGACCGGCCACCTCCTGCAACAGCTTGACGTTGTTGGCAGCGTCATTTGCGCCGACTCCTGCAAAACGGGCAGAGTAGACACCAGGACGGCCACCAAGACCATCCACCACCAGCCCTGAGTCATCTGCCAGAACGGCGAGTCCGGTTGCCTTGCTGGCTTCGCGGGCTTTTTTCAGGGCATTTTCGGCAAAGGTGGCACCATCTTCAACCGTTTCAGGCAGGTCCGGCAGATCAGCAGCACAGATAATCTCTTCCACCAGACCATCCAACAGAGCCTTGATCTCCTTGATCTTACCCCGGTTCCGGGTGGCAACCAGCAACTGCGTCATCGCGCCAGGGCCTCCTGTTGATACGTAAACAGCTGATTAATGCCTGTCATAGCCAGACTGCGCATGGCATCCATCTGCTCCAGGGTAAACGGCTCTGCCTCGGCAGTACCCTGCACCTCCACAAAACGACCGGAAGAGGTCATGACAAAGTTCATATCAACTTCAGCACTGGAATCTTCCTGATAGTCAAGATCAAGCACTGCCTGACCATCAACAATTCCGACACTGACCGCGGCAACGGCCTCTTTCAAGGGGTTCCCGGTAATTTTGCCCTGGACAAGCAACGCAGAAACCGCATCAACCAGAGCCACATAGGCACCGGTAATGGAAGCGGTACGGGTACCGCCATCAGCCTGGATCACATCGCAATCCAGATAAATGGTACGTTCACCAAGCTTGGTCATGTCGGTTACAGCCCGCAGGGAACGCCCGATCAGACGCTGAATTTCAAGGGTGCGGCCGCTCTGCTTGCCCTTGGCAGCCTCACGGGAGGATCGGGTATGGGTTGCACGAGGCAACATGGAGTACTCAGCCGTGACCCAGCCGGTACCTTTACCACGCAAAAACGGGGGAACCGACTCTTCCACTGAGGCAGTGCAAATCACACGGGTATCGCCAAACTCCACCAGAACAGCACCTTCCGGGTGCTTGATAAAGTGACGTGTCATTGTTATGGGGCGCAGGTCTGAAAGTCCCCGTCCTTGTCGTAGCATCAAACGGTCTCCTCTATCGCTTGTAATTGCAGGAAATGTACGGATACCACACTGACATGTCAAATAAAAAGGGGGGATCCTCCTCTGGATCCCCCCTTGGTATCAGGTTACCTATTTCAGTTTGGGTCAGCCAAGAAACGTGCTGCTGCTCCGAACCCTGTTCTGTAGGATGGTTGAATCAACCAGTTCACCGCAACAGCTGCACTTCCACGCATTAAAGGAACGTACAAAGTCATAGAATTTTTCGGCGAACATGCGACCCTGGCAACGTGGACATTTCATGACATTCCCTCCTTCAACTGTATAGGTTACACATCAAAATCTGCAGGTGGAAATGTTCTATACACCTTGTGTGCCAACAGAATGGCCACTCTCCGTTTTAATACTGACAAAACGAAATTCTACTTTGATATTGAATGGTTAAAATATGGATAGAGCTGTTTCAACTTCTTTTCGCCTATCCCGTCCACTTGAAGCAGATCATCAAACGCCAAAGTATCGCCATTTTTTTGACGAAACCCGACAATACGGTAAGCCAAAGCCGGACCAATCCCGGGCAACAACTCAAAATCTGCCTGGGACATCGTATTCAGATCAAGTGGCAGGCCAAGGGTCAGGAGCTGGCTGGTTTTCATGCTTGTTGTACTGATTAAAGCCCTGTTTTCTCTGGCTTTACACATCAGATGGACTGCATCACCAGTCTGCAGGGGCTTTGACAGCAGATCATCAGAAGGGACAAGAGATGCAGCACACAACGGTACCGCCATAAATATGGCGTCAATCGTCATTTTTTTGCCGCAAATCCGATATATTCCCGGATGGGCAACATCTCCGGAAACCTGGACCACAATACTGCCGGACCGTTCAGCAGAAAGGGCCGCCAAACCGGAATCATTTCCGGCGTGACGGCCCTGAACAAACAGCACAAGCGTCATTACCGCTGCAATCAGGGTAATGGCGATACGCTGGAAATACAAACGATTATACCGAATCCTCATGGTGCAGCTTGAAGTCTATGCCATCGATCAAGGCCTGGTACGAGGCATCAATAATGTTATCAGATACTCCGACCGTACCCCAGCGACTGATTTTGTCCCCCAGTTCAATCAGAACCCGGATGGACGATGCGGTCCCCTGACCGGCAGGCAGCACCCGGACCTTATAATCATGCAGCTTGACCTCTTTCAGCTTGGGATAAAACTTTTCAAGGGCCTTGCGCAAGGCGTTATCCAGCGCATTGACCGGTCCATGCCCCTCAGCCGCAGTATGCTCAATCTTGCCCCCCACTTTGATCATAACCGTTGCTTCAGAGGTTGGTTTCTGGTCATCAGTCCGTTTTTCGTCAATCACCCTGAATCCCATAACCTGGAAAAACTTCTTATGGGTACCCAGGGCTTTTTTCATCATCAACTCAAAAGAGGCTTCAGCTCCTTCAAACTGGAAGCCACGATTTTCCATCTCCTTGATCTCCTCAAGTATTTCCTGGGTAACCGGATCTTTACTGTCGAGGTTGATCTGGAATTCCTCTGCCTTGGCCAGGATGTTGGATTTGCCGGACAGATCAGAGACCAGCACCCGGGTGCTGTTACCAACAAGCTCAGGGCGGATATGCTCGTAGGTTTCAGGATGACGCTGGATGGCGCTGACATGCACTCCACCCTTATGGGCAAAGGCAGATTTGCCCACATACGCCAGGTGCTTGTCAGGGGAAAGGTTGGCCAGCTCAAAGATATAGTTTGAGACTTCACGCAGGTGCCGCAGTTGCTCATCGCTGATACAGTCTTTTTTCAGTTTCAGCTTAATGGCCGGGATGATGGAACAGAGGTTGGCATTGCCACAACGCTCGCCAAAGCCGTTGATGGTGCCCTGCACCTGCACAATACCCTGATCAACCGCCACAATTGAGTTGGCAACCGCACACTCGCCATCGTTGTGGGTATGAATCCCCAGCGGTGTCTTGATCTGTTTCCTGACCTTAGCGATGATATCAGCTACTTCGTAAGGCATTGAGCCGCCATTGGTATCGCACAGAATGATACAATCAACCCCGGCATCTTCCGCAGCCTTCAGGGTCTTGATGGCATACTCGGGATTGGCCTTGTAACCGTCAAAGAAATGCTCGGCATCGTAGAAGACCTCTGCCACGTTCTGCTTCAGAAAAACCAGCGAATCGTTGATCAGCTCGAGATTTTCCTCCAGCGATATACGCAGTGCCTCACGCACATGGAAGTCCCAGGTCTTGCCGAAGATGGTAATGACATCCGGCTCCGCAGCAATCAGGGTCTTGATATTATGGTCATTGGCCGGAGTGGTTTTTGCACGGCGGGTAGAGCCAAAGGCGGCAATCTTGGCCTGTTGCAGTTTTTCCTTTTTGATGTCCTTGAAGAACGCGACATCCTTGGGGTTACTGCCGGGCCAGCCACCTTCAATATAATGAACGCCAAGCTCATCCAGCTTGTGTGCGATCCGGATCTTATCCTCAACCAGAAACGAAATATCCTCAGCCTGCGTTCCATCACGCAGCGTTGTATCGTACAGTTTAACCAGACTCATCAGTTGGTGCCTCCCCTTTCATGGAATCCTGCTTTATAACAATGTTAGAATAAAAATCAGTACCCCATAGCCTACACAGGTGTCAAGCCCCTTCTGACGCCTAAATTCTGTCAAGTCGATTGAGCAGCAGCAGCATATTCCTGACAAGCAGCGGGTTGAATTCGGTCCCTGAGCCCTGCATCAACACCTTGGCAATCACCTCGGGGGGGCGGGGTTCCTGGTATGGTCTACGGGTCCGCATGGCGTCAAAACAATCTGCAATGGCAGTCAGCTGACTGGCCACAGTCTGTTGCCAGCCGGGCGGCACCATCGGATAACCCGACTGATTATGTCGCATATGATGTTCAAAGGCGACAATCGCTGCCAGACGAGGAACTCCGGGAGTTTCCATCAGGTACTGGGCACCAAGCACCGGATGGCGTTTCATCTGTTCAAACTCTTCGTCGCTCAGTTTTTCCGGTTTAGTCAGAATCTCTTCAGGAATAAACATCTTGCCGACATCATGCAACATGGCGGCAATACCGATATCATTCAGCATCTGTCCTTTAATCCCCAGGGACATTGCCTGGGCCAGAGTCAGGATGCAGACATTGGCAGCATGGGTAAAGGTATACTCATCCTGCTCCCGCAGGGCCGCCAGAACCAGCAGGGACTCACCTTCCCGCCGGAACGCCTCCACCAGTTCGGCAACTGTTGCAGCGATGCCGCTGGGCTTCAGGCGTTCCTTGCGCTTGATCGCCTCATACACCTCACTGAGTCTCGCCAGCTCAAGTGCAGGTATCTCACCAAGAGTGACAGCCCCTGCCCTGCCGCCTGTCCCTACCGTCCCGGATGTTCCGCCGCCGGCACCAAGGCTGCCTTCCTCGTTTCCGTCCTCCGGCATCTCAACCTTGCCAAGCCGGATATGTTCAGTTGATCCAGCCTCAGATCCGTCAGACTGACGGGCAAGCAGGGCAATCAGTTGGTCAACCTCATGCCGGGGTGTGCCGGCCAGAAAGCGTAGGTGACCGATACCATGCTCATGCATGATCTGGATAAAACGGTCAAACACCAGGGAAAATGCTTGTGGCCTGCCATCAATGACCAGTTCACCATCGACTTCTAGCAACGCAATATCCGGCCGTTCTGCCAATGCCCGGGTAAGGCTTGCATGGGCAGCATCAGCAAGACGGAAGACCTGGGGATGGTTAACGGTGTAGAGCGCAGCTCCGGCCACCGCAGAAAGCAAGTGCCGGATAAATTCGCTGATTTCATGCAGAGCAATCGCGCTATTCATGATGTCTTGCTCCGCAGTATACGTAATGTTTCTGCAGCTTGACGCGCGACCTCGTCATTGCCATCGGCCACCTTCTCCAACAGAGGCAACACGGTTTTTGCCGGATAACGATCAAGGGAACGGATAATATCAATCTTCAACCGGTTAAGCGCCTTGAATGCCAGCAGGCTGCGGCTTGTCAGTACCTTGACCAACTCAGGCAGAATTTCTGATCTGCCGATCTCTGCCAGGGCCTGGATTGCGGCAGACTTCAGTTCACACTCAACCGCAGTATAGCCTCCTCCGGTAGCCAGCGCCAACAGCTTGCGCATCATCTCAGGCGGGCTGTTCCGGTCAGCCATATTAATGGCTATCAGCTGTATTTCCCGGTCAGAAGAATCAAGATCGCGCAACACCTGCCGCTG
Above is a window of Trichlorobacter lovleyi SZ DNA encoding:
- a CDS encoding HD-GYP domain-containing protein, with translation MNSAIALHEISEFIRHLLSAVAGAALYTVNHPQVFRLADAAHASLTRALAERPDIALLEVDGELVIDGRPQAFSLVFDRFIQIMHEHGIGHLRFLAGTPRHEVDQLIALLARQSDGSEAGSTEHIRLGKVEMPEDGNEEGSLGAGGGTSGTVGTGGRAGAVTLGEIPALELARLSEVYEAIKRKERLKPSGIAATVAELVEAFRREGESLLVLAALREQDEYTFTHAANVCILTLAQAMSLGIKGQMLNDIGIAAMLHDVGKMFIPEEILTKPEKLSDEEFEQMKRHPVLGAQYLMETPGVPRLAAIVAFEHHMRHNQSGYPMVPPGWQQTVASQLTAIADCFDAMRTRRPYQEPRPPEVIAKVLMQGSGTEFNPLLVRNMLLLLNRLDRI
- a CDS encoding ComEA family DNA-binding protein, with protein sequence MYFQRIAITLIAAVMTLVLFVQGRHAGNDSGLAALSAERSGSIVVQVSGDVAHPGIYRICGKKMTIDAIFMAVPLCAASLVPSDDLLSKPLQTGDAVHLMCKARENRALISTTSMKTSQLLTLGLPLDLNTMSQADFELLPGIGPALAYRIVGFRQKNGDTLAFDDLLQVDGIGEKKLKQLYPYFNHSISK
- the cimA gene encoding citramalate synthase, yielding MSLVKLYDTTLRDGTQAEDISFLVEDKIRIAHKLDELGVHYIEGGWPGSNPKDVAFFKDIKKEKLQQAKIAAFGSTRRAKTTPANDHNIKTLIAAEPDVITIFGKTWDFHVREALRISLEENLELINDSLVFLKQNVAEVFYDAEHFFDGYKANPEYAIKTLKAAEDAGVDCIILCDTNGGSMPYEVADIIAKVRKQIKTPLGIHTHNDGECAVANSIVAVDQGIVQVQGTINGFGERCGNANLCSIIPAIKLKLKKDCISDEQLRHLREVSNYIFELANLSPDKHLAYVGKSAFAHKGGVHVSAIQRHPETYEHIRPELVGNSTRVLVSDLSGKSNILAKAEEFQINLDSKDPVTQEILEEIKEMENRGFQFEGAEASFELMMKKALGTHKKFFQVMGFRVIDEKRTDDQKPTSEATVMIKVGGKIEHTAAEGHGPVNALDNALRKALEKFYPKLKEVKLHDYKVRVLPAGQGTASSIRVLIELGDKISRWGTVGVSDNIIDASYQALIDGIDFKLHHEDSV
- the rph gene encoding ribonuclease PH, with translation MLRQGRGLSDLRPITMTRHFIKHPEGAVLVEFGDTRVICTASVEESVPPFLRGKGTGWVTAEYSMLPRATHTRSSREAAKGKQSGRTLEIQRLIGRSLRAVTDMTKLGERTIYLDCDVIQADGGTRTASITGAYVALVDAVSALLVQGKITGNPLKEAVAAVSVGIVDGQAVLDLDYQEDSSAEVDMNFVMTSSGRFVEVQGTAEAEPFTLEQMDAMRSLAMTGINQLFTYQQEALAR
- a CDS encoding ABC transporter permease produces the protein MTAYLLRRIAMLVPLMLGITLITFTVIHLAPGEPVDMQMAMNPKVGKEARERLTKFYGLDKPLHEQYVSWLGRLARLDLGRSFSSDNRPVLDKIKERLPITLSLNLVALIIEFGLAIPIGVLAAVKRDTILDKGITVFVFLGFAVPTFWLALLLMYFFGVKLNWLPISGLHTLGYESYSWFGRFWDLTKHLILPICVASFGSFAGVSRYMRSAMLQVIGQDYITTARAKGLSERVVIWKHALRNALLPLITLLGFSIPGLIGGSVIFETIFAIPGMGQLFYQGVMSRDYPVVMGILVIGAFLTLLGNLIADISYALADPRIRQQ
- a CDS encoding XTP/dITP diphosphatase, producing MTQLLVATRNRGKIKEIKALLDGLVEEIICAADLPDLPETVEDGATFAENALKKAREASKATGLAVLADDSGLVVDGLGGRPGVYSARFAGVGANDAANNVKLLQEVAGLSQVERRAAFVCSMAYVSPDGVEQLFEGRVGGTIIDQPRGDHGFGYDPLFLVNGYQQTMAELPLEVKNRISHRGQALRAFKNFLGGA